CGCGACAGAGGTGGAATCTAGGAGTGCGGAGTTACTGTGAATCTCATGCTAAGGTCCAACCATCTCAAACGAAACACAGGAATACTGATGAGTTACCTGGGACTGCTATGGTGTCATATCAGAATCCTGTCTCCCATCAACCCATAGATGGAGGGATGCTTCTGAAGGAGTGGCAGACAGCTTTTGGTACTAATGCCACCCCtgtgtgtacatacacacacacacagttaaataaaggtaaaataaaaacagtggTCATTTCTACCTAATATTTTTGTCCTCTCCAGATTTGGATGATGCCCCAGGCCACTCTGCATTAGAGGAGATCAGTCATGAGGAAGCAGTTCATATGGACATCCCAGCtgccctgcctcctgtctccatctccctgAAAGACTATGTCAACGAGTCAGAGACGCTTGGAAAGCTTGTACAGCTAGGTACGTTGGGTCCATTTAGGGTTTGTATCTGATTAGCCATTACTCCCTCACTGTCTAATGTACAAGAGCAATAGATGTCATGTATATCTATGTCTCTGGATCGTACTCACTAGGCACCAAACTGAAGTAAATGGGGAGGGATTACCAGAGCCCAAAAATAAACACTTGCTTTTTATTTCCGCTGCAGAGCATTTTGATACGCTGTGCACTAATGAATGTGACCCTGGTGTTAACCCTTCGGTTCCTTCTTCAGGTGTTCAGCTATGGAAACTGGAGCGGAGGCCTAACGTGGGTTCCATGTTGCTGAGGCTAGACTTCCAGACAGACGTGACCCCACGACTGGTCTTCCTGAAGCAGCTGGGAGTGGAGGATTCTCGCCTGGGTTATCTGATCAGCCACAACCCCTTCATCCTCACAGAGAGCCTGGAGAACCTGCAGGCCAGGTACCAGAGTTGAGGGGATGGTTGTTGTATTGGCAGGTTGCATTTTCTACAGTCAGCAACACACAGGGTTGACTATTGTAATGGACGTTTTAAATTGTGTGTCCATGTAACTAACCTCGTGAAAATGTCCTATTATAATCTACTGTTCTTCTGAGTATAATTATGTGTTGCAAACCAGCTTGCTCCTGTGTCCTTGTAGAGATGAAAGGATAACTGAAAGTCCTTCCCAAGAGCAGGAAACTATAAAGATATGTGCTTATCACCCAATGCTTCGGAATTCAGACTGTCTACACTGAGCTGTATAACTCTGTTCCCTCTGAGCTCAGAAATAAAGAATCTTAGTTTGACTTGGACTCAAGAAAATCCTTATTTGATAATATTCACCACACTATCTTAATGACAAAgactgcaatattgtaattattcgcctacctcctcatgccttttgcacacattgtatatagactcgccttttttttctactgtgttattgacttgttaattgtttactccatgtgtaactctgttgttgtctgttcacactgctatgctttatcttggccaggtcgcagttgtaaatgagaacttgttctcaactagcctacctggttaaataaaggtgaaataaaaaaataaaaaggacaAAGACGAAACTTGGTGTTTCCAACTGATATACCTGTTTTAATCTTGTCTGTCAGCTTCAGTTCTTATAGGACTATGACAGGTGATACATTTCATTTCTTAAATTATTTACAAATAATCTGTAGTATAAAATGAGGTAATAATCTCTCTTTCATATTAGGGTGGCATATCTTAGGTCCAAGAAGTTCAGCGCTGAGTCTGTGGCTTCCATGGTGTCCAGAGCTCCGTACCTGCTGAACTTCAGTGTGAAGAGGATGGACAACCGCCTTGGATTCTACCAACAGCAGTTAGGCCTTAGTGCTCAAAAGGTCAGGTCTGAATTGAGTAAACAATTACATTTAAAAGTTGTAAGGATTGACCCAAGACAACAGCAATTGGTCACATTATGTCCCACTAAATTTGTCATAGAACATTATTCACACCCCAAATTACAGACTATAAGATAATGCAGAAGATAATACATTCGTATCTTTCAGACACGGGATGTTGTGGCTCGCCTTCCCAGACTTTTGTGTGGGAGCTTGGAGACGGTTAAGGAGAATCTTAAGGTATGACAACAAACAAACGCTATTAACCGTTAACTGTGATATGTCTTAATTCTTGGAGAGAAAAATAGGATTAATTCTTAGAATCTGTCTTTTTCATCCTAGATATGCAAACTCGAGATGGGGTTTCGTGAAAATGAGCTCCAGCACATTGTCACTGTAATCCCCAAGGTTCTTACTGCTAACAAGAGGAAACTGACCCAGATATTTGACTACATCCACAACACCATGAACATACCCCATGACCTGATTGTAAAGTTCCCACAGGTAAGCTGTAAACTACTAGTCCTGAATCATCCATCTTTGGAAAGTGGATACTCGCAGAGAATACATTATCTGGATATGTTAGTGTTTACCTAGCCCAATAATTTACTCCTTATAGTTCATGTTCTGTTTAAAGGCGTTTAGGCTCTGGAAGAGGaaacagccaaatactccatctaaacATGAATCGATTCTTGATTGCTGTACAGTTCTACAAACATAAAGCACtgtactttcatatcacatcaaaataatttcacaaatactAAATATACTTACTGTACACTGTTTTAACACAATTGCATCcaacagtatttttcagtgacgACATGTTTTTGGCGTCCGTCTTCCATTTACACACTGGTGTTTGGAGACGCAGATAGCCAATTAGCACAGCAAGACCATACCGCAAGCGATGCGTGTTCACGTCTAAAGAAACGTCCGGGCTCATAACAAAACTCGTCAATAGGCGTTTAAAGTAGTTTGCGTCTGTGACTTGGGTGGGGTAGTATTTACCAAGTGATGGATCAGGAACCACTTATGGGTCACGGTGGGTAACCCCTGCTGGGTCATGGCCAAGGACTGAGTTGTGgctaaaaacatttttattttgttgAGCTGATGGGACATAGTACAATACCAGTGAATTGTCTTTATACATGTCACAGATTCAGTTGGACTTGCTATCACCTATTGTCTGAAAAGTTATCTGTCCTTTCTACAGGTCCTGAATGCAAAGTACCTTCGTATCAAAGAAAGACACCTGTTCCTGCAATACCTAGATAAGGCTCAGTATGACCCTGCCAAGCCTAACTACATCTGTCTGGACAAGCTTGTCTCCCTGCCAGATGAGGCCTTCTGCACTGAAGTGGCATCAGCCGCACTAAAGGACTTTGAACTGTTTCAGAAGACAATGTAATTGATGAAACACTACAGTTTCTGTATATGTGTGTTATGTGAATAAATATGTTGAAGATATTCTACAATTGAATATTGCTGTTTACTATTGAACTGGTTGAATGAGCCGATGAGCATGTTTGTACCAGAAGAGGGCCACATTTCAACACATTGTTGAGATTTTGGACCTTTTATAAATGTAGCTAGCCTTCTTCATAAGGACTAACGTGTAAATATATAAATGGAAAAATAGCGAGGATAATTTCAATTCGTGTGATAATTCAATTCTTACAGAGTTCTTGCACAGAGTTGCGCAACCGCGGATGACCTCATTCTCAGAACGTCATTTTACCCACAATTCCACTCAAGTTTTTTTTTAGACAGAACAACATGGCGTCGAGGGCACCAGGTAATCACAATCACATATCTTTTTAAGAATTTCTTTACCCGTAAATCGAGATGATACGTTGCAGATATTGTTGAGTATAGGGGCTATTGATTTATGGGGGGAAAACAAGACGATGCGGAGTGTTTTGGTGCGTTCAAATCCATGTTTTTAAGGACTTTCTGTCGTCCTCTGTGTCCCCGGGAAAGGCAAGaagtatgttagctagctatggcAAATTTAAGGAAATCTGGTTTGTGCCAGTGACATATTGCGCATTTAAATTAAATGTATGCCAGTTGGCGAATGGTTAGGTAAAACAGTACTATAACAGTTATAATAATATTCTATGGTCTGATCAACCTTCAAACGCCACGCCAGTGCAGCTTGATTATCTAACATCTTAACGTGAGCAGTTTCCACCTAACTAGTAATATGTAGGTCATGTGATCTACTAGCAATCTATTCACTTATCCAACACACATGTAATATTTGCATTTTGAGTGCACTTCTAGGTTCGCCCAAATAATACTACTGTCAaatcctccctccagtccctacTTCTACAATTCACTCATTTCTAGTTGATCCACTCCAGTGTCTTTTTAGATTCATGGATAATATTGGGTGTCTCTTTGCTTTTGTACTGCAGTGATTGCAACTGGATTTTAAGCTGTTTTTGGGAACAATCTTGATGACAAGCAAATTACTCTTCTGGTATCCCCCACAGCAACTACAGGCAGACTCCTGGTCAGCTTTCGCAAATGGTACTACAATGCTGCTGGATTCAACAAAATTGGTAACTCTTGGGAGTCTTAATGTTTTTTATTCTATTTGGGGCCATCTCTGAGTCTTAAGACTAATTAATTCACTCAGTCTTAAGCATCTAGAATCTTCACTTAGATCTCGCCTTGTggatatttttggttccaggtctgATGCGTGATGACACAATCCACGAGGATGGCGACGTGAAAGAGGCCCTGCGGCGTCTCCCAGAGAAAGTATACAACGACAGGATGTTCAGGCTCAAGAGAGCCCTGGACCTCTCCATGAAGCAGGCGGTTCTCCCCAAGGAACAGCGGACTCAATATGAGGAGGTACAGCAGACCTGGGCTCAAATGACATATTCAGGACTGATTCAGACCTGGGCTCAAATAATTTCAAGTACTTTGTGTTTGATAAACCTTGCCTGGTTTAATGGACATAATAAAATGGTCCTAAATCTGCAAACTCCActcatctggcactccaggcatgCAAACGCTGAAGTATttgaaataataaaaataatatttgAACCCGGGTCAGAGGTACAGTGCATATAGTCTCACGTTAGTTTGTACAGAAATGGCTTTGCGCTGCCACAGTGGAAATGGAAGATATGCCTAAAGTTTCACAGCAGTTGATGCTATAGTGAAGAGGTATTTGACTCCTGgagttttctgttctacctgataattaattgcacccacctggtgtcccaggtctgaatcagtccctgattagaggggaacaatttaACGCAACTGAACTGGCTTCACGGTTCAGAGTTGAGGGTTACAGTGTGACTTTGGAATGAAGGGCAAAGTCTAGCCTCTGAGGCTAAGGTGGAGATATTgttactacactgctcaaaaaaataaagggaacactaaaataacacatcctagatctgaatgaatgaaatatttttattaaatacttttttctttacatagttgaatgtgttgacaacaaaatcacacaaattatcaatggaaatcaaatttatcaacccatggcgGTCTGGATTTGGGGTCACACTCAAaactaaagtggaaaaccacactacaggctgatccaactttgatgtaatgtccttaaaacaagtcaaaatgagactcagtagtgtgtgtgtggcctccctacaacgcctgggcatgctcccgatgaggtggcggatggtctcctgagggatctcctcccagacctggactaaagcatcggccaattcctggacagtctgtggtgcaacgtggcgttggtggatggagcgagacatgatgtcccagatgtgctcaattggattcaggtctggggaacgggcgggccagtccatagcatcaatgccttcctcttgcaggaactgctgacacactccagccacatgaggtctagcattgtcttgcattaggaggaacccagggccaactgcaccagcatatggtctcacaaggggtctgagaatctcatctcggtacctaatggcagtcaggctccCTCTGGCGAGcatatggagggctgtgcggcccccccaaagaaatgccaccccacaccatgactgacccaccgccaaaccagtcatgctggaggatgttgcaggcagcataACATTCTCCaaggcatctccagactctgtcacgt
Above is a genomic segment from Oncorhynchus masou masou isolate Uvic2021 chromosome 12, UVic_Omas_1.1, whole genome shotgun sequence containing:
- the mterf3 gene encoding transcription termination factor 3, mitochondrial, encoding MALTCIQHCQRCTSLLRSRSVGITSLQYSTDAQHWPAALWNSFIVPVLPSVLQRSPNPSQTRQRWNLGVRSYCESHAKVQPSQTKHRNTDELPGTAMVSYQNPVSHQPIDGGMLLKEWQTAFDLDDAPGHSALEEISHEEAVHMDIPAALPPVSISLKDYVNESETLGKLVQLGVQLWKLERRPNVGSMLLRLDFQTDVTPRLVFLKQLGVEDSRLGYLISHNPFILTESLENLQARVAYLRSKKFSAESVASMVSRAPYLLNFSVKRMDNRLGFYQQQLGLSAQKTRDVVARLPRLLCGSLETVKENLKICKLEMGFRENELQHIVTVIPKVLTANKRKLTQIFDYIHNTMNIPHDLIVKFPQVLNAKYLRIKERHLFLQYLDKAQYDPAKPNYICLDKLVSLPDEAFCTEVASAALKDFELFQKTM
- the LOC135549637 gene encoding cytochrome b-c1 complex subunit 7-like, with protein sequence MASRAPATTGRLLVSFRKWYYNAAGFNKIGLMRDDTIHEDGDVKEALRRLPEKVYNDRMFRLKRALDLSMKQAVLPKEQRTQYEEDVHYLEPYLKEVIRERKEVEEWSKK